The genomic interval TCGGCCTTGGACACGGCATGCACGGAGTTCCCCAAGGAATCCAGCAAAGCGCCATATTCCGGCTTGATAGAGCTGGGCAGTTTAACCACCTGCTTGGCCGGAATGGCGATGTACTCGGCAAAACAGCCCGGCAAATCGATGCCGAAGATCTTCACGTTCTCGCAAATGTGCTTGTGCCCTTGCTGGCATTGCAAGCAGTGACCACAAGGCAGGTGCATTTCCGCGGAGACGTAATCGCCCGGCTTGAGTCCGTGGACTTTGTCGCCCACGCTTTCAATCACCCCGCAGAACTCGTGCCCATACACCAACGGGGTTTGGATGCGGTTGGCGCTCCACTCATCCCATTCCGTAATGTGGAAGTCGGTCCCACACACGGAAGCCAGACTCACCTTGATCAACACCTCTTTGGGGCCGGGTTGGGGTTTATCCACAGTGGCGACTTTAAAGCCTTTTTCCGGGGCGGCCTTTTGGATGGCTTGCATGGTCTGAATGCTAGTGGCTGGCATGGCGTTCCTTACTGTTCAGGGGTTCAGGGGGAAAGTGTGAATATCCTACTGCGAAGTCGCACTGGATGAAACGAGGCTTTTAATGCCTGCCCAGTAGGCTCGGCAACCCTCCTTAAAATCAGATGACTTTGGCCATAATGGGGCGGGAGGAAGACCGAGTGCTTTACGTCTTTTCCGCTCAAGCAAAAAATTCCAGAGTGCAACGCATTGTAAGATAGGCATGGAAATAAAAAGCATTCCTGCAAAGGCTGAAATTGGGCTCAGCAAAAGTGCTTTTGCATGACTCATAGCGTTTTTGCCAGTAATTAAAGCTAACTGGCATTTACCTACACCAAATAAAGCCCCACCGGCAAACGCCAAGATGGATGCCTCTTTAAGTGGGATGGGCTGAAGCGGATCTTTATTAAAAACAGGGTGAACAGGCTTTGAGGCAGCCAAAGCCGGCTTTTGTGCTGTTAGCGGCAAGGGATAAGTGGGTTGTGGATAAGTATAGGGTGGCTGATACCAAGGCGGCAGCGTTGACATGATTGATTCCCCTTTAGAAGGGTGCAAAAATACAGCAGCTTTTTAAAGCTATTATCTCGGTTAAACGTTCCTCAAGATAGAAAATTAATAGCGCTCATTCACTGCTTGAGCCGTCAGTTTGGATTACACATTAAAACGGAAGTGAACCACGTCGCCGTCTTTCATGATGTAGTCTTTGCCTTCCAGGCGCATCAAGCCTTTTTCCTTGGCGTTTTTCTCGCCGCCGACGGTCACATAATCGGTGTAAGCGGTCACTTCAGCCCGAATAAAGCCCTTTTCAAAGTCAGTGTGGATGACTCCGGCGCACTGGGGGGCGGTCATGCCCTTATCATAAGGCCAGGCCCGCACTTCTTTTTCGCCAGCCGTAAAGTAGGTTTCCAGACTCAGGGTTTTAAAAGCGGCCTGAATCAAGCCGTCAATGCCAGAGGACTGCACGCCCAGGCTTTCCAGATAGCCCGACTTCTCAGCTTCATCCAGCTGGGTCAGTTCCGCTTCAATCTGGGCGGAAATGGGCACAGCAATACGGCCCTCTTCAGCGGCCCGGTCAAACAGCTTTTTAAAGTGCGGATTGCCCAAGGGGTTGGCCAAGTCGCCTTCGGCCACGTTCCCGGCGTAAATGACCGGCTTGGTGCTGAGCAGTTGGGAGCGCTTGAGCAGGATCTGCTCTTCAGCGCTGAGGGTTTTGTGATCAATGACCCCGGCCCCGTCAATAATGGGCTTGATCTTCTCGAACAGGGCCAGCTTCTCTTCCGATTCCTTGTCTTTCTGCTTGATCTGTTTGCGCAGGCGCTCCATTTGCTTTTCCATGGAGCTGGAGTCGGCCAGACACAGCTCAATGTGGATGGTTTCCAGATCCCGCAGGGGATCGACGCTGCCTTCCACATGCACCACATCGGTATCCTCAAAGCAGCGCACCACATGCACAATGGCATCCACTTCCCGAATGTTGGCCAAAAACTGGTTGCCCAGGCCTTCGCCTTTGCTGGCGCCACGCACCAGCCCGGCAATGTCCACAAATTCAAACACGGCGGGGATGACCGTCTGCGTTTTAGCCAGCTCCTTCAGCACGGCCAGACGGGGATCGGGCACCTTCACGATGCCCACGTTGGGCTCAATGGTACAGAAGGGGTAGTTGGCGCTTTCCGCCTGATAAGAAGAGGTAAGGGCGTTAAACAGGGTGGATTTTCCGACGTTGGGAAGTCCGACGATTCCGGCCTTTTGCAAAATAAAGGGTCTCCGTGTGGTTCCGTGTAAGGGTGTGTAATGGGGGACGTACAGATTGAGCCCGGTCTGGGGTATGATAATGCCATGTCCGCATCATCAATCTACCTGAAACACGAAATCACGATCAAGGATCTGCCGGAGTTGACCGGCTCGACCCAACGAGCCAGCCTGGGCAACAAATGGCTGTTTGTGGGCATTGATATGGCCCCCATCGACAGCCTGGAAACCGGCATCGCCGTTCTGGACCGGGAACGGCGCATTCTGCGCATGGACAAGCTCAGCGACAATGATGACATTTTGCTGTTTCTGGACAATTTGGCCCCGCCGGAAAACTTGCTGGTGGTGCTGGATATTCCCAAAAGCCTGAGCATACCCAGCAAATGGCGGCAGCAGCAGATTAAAATGCATCCCCTGCACCTGCGCTCCTCCATTCCTAACGCCACTCAGGAGGTGGTGCCCACCGAGCGCTTTGCCCAGCGGGCCAAGGAGTTTTATGAAGCGGTGGATGAGCGGGGCATCCTGATGCTGAACTTTTTTACGGCCCACGCCAAGCTGCGCTACGATTTAAACATGCCCTTCCGCCATCGCAGTTCCCAGGGTTGCCGCACCTTGCAAGCGGCTCTCAAGCAGCAGTTGTATATTCAGGATGTGCCCGCCAACCTCATGCCCAGCTCCGTGCTGGATGCCATGATTGGCGCTTACACGGCCTGGATGGTCTATAAGGCTCAAGAGGGGCAGCATTTCCAGCTCTATCGGGATGACGAGCGCCGCCTGTACGTAGACCCTCTGAAACGCTGGATTAAACCCGTCCGCTATCGGCAGGGTCGCTACCGTTCCGGCTAGAGAAGGTGAGGCTGGCTGGCTTTTCTGCGAGATAATGGATTCAAGCATGATGGTAGGCCGTATCAATAGAGGGAACGACTTTGGGCGGAAGTGAACTGGCCTTGCTGGATCAGTTGAGAGACAGCACCTTGCAGCTGGCGTTTGTGGCCGGAACCGCTCTGCTACTGGGCTGGATACGACGGGCGCAGCCCACGGGATTGACCTTGGGGCTGATTTTAGTGCCGGTTCCCCTGTTGGCCCTCAGTGTGTGGTGGCCCTGGCTGAGCTGGGTGGCCGCTTTCTACACGCCACTCCTCATGTTGCTTTTGATGATAGACGGCTTTTTGCTCAGTGTACCCGCGCGCTATCTCAGCCTGAGTCGCGCCATGGGGCAGAAGTTTTCCATCGGCCAGAGACAAGGGATTCAGTTAAGTGTGGTCAATAATAGCCCTCAGCCCTTGGCCCTCACCCTGAGGGACAGTGTACCCGAAGGGCTGCGACACGGCCAGACGGGAGCCACTCTGGACTTACAGGTGACCGTGCCAGCCTTCAGCCACGCGTCCGTCAATTATGAGGTACTGCCCACGCGCCGGGGTTTGTATCGTTTTGAGAGCATTCACGCCCGCTATAAAAGCCGACTGGGTTTGCTGTGGTTGACCTTGAGCGGCGGACGGTCGGAGACGGTTCAGGTGGTTCCCGATTTGCGGAGAATTCGACAAATGCGCCTGAAGGCCTCCAGGGCTCAAAACGCCGGGGAGTTGCAAAAGCGCTCTCTAGGGCTGGAAGGTACCCAGTTCAGTGGACTTCGGCATTATTTCGCGGGCGATGATGTCCGTAAACTGGCCTGGCAGGCTACCGCCAAGCTGGATGCCCCGGTGGTGCGCACCTTCGCCCACGAAGTGGAGCAGCCCATTCTGGTCTTGGTGGATGCCGGACGGGCCATGAATGTCCCGGTCAAGCACCTGCAAAAATTCGACTGGGCCTTGAACACCGCCCTGGCCTTTATGGGAGTGGCCATTGATCGGGGAGACGCCGTGGGGGCAGGAGTTTTCGCCAACCGAATTTTGGCCAACATTCCCATGGGCAAGGGGCGGCATCATCTCAGTCGTCTGCTGGACGCCCTGGGGCAGGTAGAAGTCCAGTCGGTGGAGCCGGATTATGAGAGCGTGATGCTGCAATTCGCCCGAGGGCTCAAGCGGCGCTCTCTGGTGGTGGTGCTGACCGATTTGATCGACCCCATGGCCTCTCGCAGTCTGATCAGAAGCCTGCGAAGTTTTTCCCGCAATCATGTACTAATGGTGGTCACGCTGGCCGATTCGCAAATTGCCAGCACCGCAAATATGCTGCCCTCATCGCCTTATGCGGCGTATCAAAAAGGGGTGGCTCTGGATTTACTGGCCCTGCGTGAAGAAACCCGGCAACTCCTGTGCAAGGGCCATCAGGCCATGGTGGTGGATGCCGCCCCGGAAACACTGGATGAGACGCTCATTGCCCGCTATCTGGACCTAAAGCGCCAAAACCGGCTTTAGAAATTGTCGGTTCCACCGGATTGCTGGATAGCGCTTGTTAGCGCATCAAATTGTTGTCAATGAAATCGCCCAGCACCGGGATTTTAAAGTCTTTGCCGGTAAAAGCCATAATCATTAAGTAAACCCACGCACCAAGCAGGCCCAAACCAATGAAAAAGCACGCCAATCCGGCCAATATATTTACAAGCGGGATCATGGCAAAAATACCAAGAAGCGTAAAAATAATGAAATCTATCAGGCCAAAAAATATAGCCTGTAGACAGTGAAATTTAATGTATGCGGATTCCCCTTTTTTCATCAGAAGAATAACAATGGTTGGAATCATGAAGAGGCCCAGGCCCGCATAACTCAACCCGGCCCACAATTTATCATCACTGTTCGGCTCACTGGATACTGGATTGACCACGCGCTCACTCCTTAAAACGAATAAAACCCTGAATCGACTGGCAATACAACGGCTGGTTTGACCACCACCGTGCGGTGCCCTAAAAAAGAATGCCGTAAAAAAGCACTCACCTTGTGTCAAAAGATGAGTGCTTTTAATAGTAGCCTTAAATAGGGTTTTTAGGAAGTTGGCCGAATTTAACTGCGGTAACCCTCCGTGGTGGCTTCGGCTTCCTCTTGATCCTCGTAAGTCAGGAAGACGCCTTGTAGCAAGTCATCCTCATCCGGCCCCAATAAGCTCTCGGCCTCTTCTTCGATGCCAGCCTTGCGGATGGATTCGCCCTTGGCGGACTTGGCCCGGCCCAGCAGTTTGGTTTTATGACGGCTGAGAACCCGTTCCACCTTGTCCACCAGCTTGTCGATACTGCCATACAGGTCAATGGAGGAGACTTCTACCCGCAAAACCGCCCGGTTGACCACCACCGTGGCCTCCGCCAGCTGGCCTTCATTGATACGGGGGTTCTTTTCCACGCTTAGGAATACGTGAATTTCCTGAATAAAATCGTAATGATGCTCCAACCGTCCGATTTTTTCGGAAACATACGCTTTAATCGCATCAGTTAGCTCGATATTACGACCGTTGACGATTAGTTTCATAGTCTCCCGCTCCTCTCTAGACTCCTCTATTATACCCCTTTGGCATTTTTTCAAGTAGTCCTTCTACATGAGCCGGCCCCAGCAAAAGGGACCCAAAGCCAATGGCCGAACCATCCTGAGACGATTCGGCCATTCGGCAAGTTTCAAGAAACGCTAGAGTCCGGTCTATTTGGCAATGGCCACCGGATTACCAGCGTGACGCAGACACTTAAAGGCGCTGGGGCCAGCATACTGGGCCACCGGACCTAACTCCTGCTCAATGCGCAACAGTTGGTTGTATTTGGCAATCCGCTCGGAGCGGCACAGTGAACCGGTTTTAATTTGTCCGGCGTTAACAGCCACGGCCAAATCGGCAATGAAGCTGTCCTCGGTTTCCCCGGAACGATGGCTGATGACCGTGGTGTAACCCGCTTGCTGGGCCATGCTAATGGCGGACAGGGTTTCACTGAGGGTGCCAATCTGATTCAGCTTGATGAGAATGCTGTTGGCCACGCCTTTTTCAATACCTTCCCGCAGAATGGCCGGGTTGGTGACGAACAGGTCATCGCCGACCAGTTGCACTTTGTGGCCGATGGCTTCGGTCAGCAGCTTCCAGCCGTCCCAGTCGCCTTCGGCCATGCCGTCTTCCACGGAGATGATGGGGTACTGCTCAACCAGGTCGGCCAGATAGGCCACCATTTCTTCCCGGTTCAGCTTCTTGCCTTCGCCAGTCATATCGTAGTGGCCATTCTTATAGAACTCGGAAGCGGCTACGTCTAGAGCTAGTTTGACCTGATCCTTGGTGTTGTAGCCAGCCCGCTCAATGGCGTGGATGATCAGCTCCAATGCCTCGGCGGCGCTTTTCAGGTTGGGGGCGAATCCGCCCTCATCGCCAACGCCAGTGGCCAAGTTGCGCTCCGCCAACACTTTTCGCAAGGTGTGGAAGATCTCGGCGCCCCAGCGCAAGGCTTCAGAGAAAGAGTAAGCGCCCACCGGGACGATCATGAATTCCTGAATATCAATGGTGTTGTCGGCATGGGCCCCGCCGTTGATGATGTTCATCATGGGCACCGGCAAAATGGTGGCGTTCACGCCGCCCAGATAACGGTATAAGGGCTGTTTGACAGTTTCGGCGGCGGCCCGGGCCACGGCCATACTGACGCCCAGCATGGCGTTCGCGCCCAGCTTGCTTTTGTTGGGGGTACCGTCCAGATCAATCAAAAGCTGGTCAATCTCGGATTGATGAAAGGCGTTGCGATCCACCAGCTCCCGGTTAATGGTTTCGTTGACGTTCTCAACGGCCTGCAACACCCCCTTGCCTGCGTAGCGGGCCTTATCCCCGTCCCGCAACTCCAGGGCTTCCCGAGAGCCGGTACTGGCCCCGGAGGGAACGGCAGCCCGGCCAATGGCCTCCCCGGACAGGGTCACTTCCACTTCCACAGTGGGATTGCCGCGAGAGTCTAGAATTTCACGGGCTTCTACATGCTCGATAAAGGAAACCATGGGGTGTTTCTCCAATAAACAAATGGCATTTTGAAAGCATTATAGCCGGAAGGCATTTTGAAAACCAATGCCTGAGGACGTTTTTGCCTATAGCGGGTTTTCCCGGGGGGCGGGTTGCAGCTGAATTTCCTGCACGACTTCGTACAAGGTGTCAGCCAATTGGGCGGGTACGGCTTTTTCCGGGGTTTGAGCAATTTTGACGGTGAGCAGGCGGTTACCGAAGCGCAGTTCCAGAGTTTGTCCGGGCTTTACTTCCGCCGCGGGCTTGGCGGTTTGCCCGTTGAGCTTGACGTGTCCGCCCTGGCACAATTCGGCGGCCACGGTGCGGCGCTTCACCAGACGAGAGACTTTGAGGTATTTATCCAGTCGCATAGGCAAGATTTCCAAATTGCAAAAACGGCTCATCCGCTTCATAATGCCAAAAACAAGGATTATCGGTGATAATCGATTATGAGAGACGTCGTCCGCGTTTGAGAGGGAACCATGCAGGAATTTTATAACGAAACATTTTTGAACGCTCAGAAGCAACTGGATCATGTGGCCCAATTGATGAATCTGGATGCCGGGGTGCATGAGCGGCTTCGTTACCCTCGCAAGGCGTTGATCGTTTCGGTTCCCATCAAGCTGGACAACGGTCAAACCAAGGTGTTCAGCGGCTATCGGGTGCAGCACGATCAGACCCTGGGGCCTACCAAGGGCGGCATTCGCTTTCACCACGAGGTCAATCTGGGAGAGGTGGCCGCTTTGGCCATGTGGATGACCTGGAAATGCGCTCTCTTGAACCTGCCCTACGGCGGGGCCAAAGGCGGGGTCTGCTGCTTCCCGGAAGAAATGAGTGTGAACGAGATGGAGCGATTGGCCCGTCGTTACACCACCGAGATTTTATCCATGATCGGGCCGGAAAAAGACATTCCCGCCCCGGACATGTACACCAATGAAAACACCATGGCCTGGATTATGGACACCTACAGCAACTTTATCGGCTACGCCGTGCCGGGGGTAGTGACTGGCAAGCCGGTTTCCGTGGGCGGATCACTGGGTCGCAAGGAAGCCACCGGTCGGGGTGTGGCCCATACAGTCAAAATGGCTCTGGAAAAGCTGCAACTGGGCAAGGATGAACCCACCGCCGCCGTGCAGGGCTTTGGCAACGTGGGTAGCATTACGGCCAAGTATCTGCACCAGCAAGGTATTAGAGTGGTGGCAGTGTCCGATGTGCAGGGCGGCGTGTACAGCGCCAAGGGACTGGATATACCTCGCCTGCTCTCTTACGTGGCCGAACGAGGCACCGTGGTGGGCTTTGACGATCTGGACACCATTGAGAACAAGGATGTGCTGGAGCTGGAAGTGGATATTCTGGTACCAGCGGCCTTGGCCAACGTAATTACCGAGCATAACGCCGATCGCATCAAGTGCAAAATTCTGGCGGAAGGGGCCAATGGCCCGGTCACCCCCGAAGCGGATTTGATTCTGCAAAACAAGGGCATTTTCATCATTCCCGGCATTCTGGCCAACGCTGGCGGCGTGGTGGTCTCTTACTTTGAATGGGTGCAGGACATTCAGCACCTGTTCTGGAGCGAAGAGCAGGTCAATGAGAAGCTGGGCTACCTGATGGGCCGGGCGTTTGAAGAGGTTTATCAGGTGTCCACCAACAAAAAGGTGGACAATCGCACCGCGGCCATGATGATTGGGGTCGGTCGGGTGGCTTCCGCCAAAATGCTGCGGGGCCTGTACCCCTAGCGGCTGGCGCTGCCTGCAACAGGCCGCCTTCATAAGAGTTTACATTCAAAAAGCGTAACAGTTATGGCTGTCTCGCTTTGTGCCTTGCTATGATACTCCCAAATCCTTAAATGGAACGGCCCAGCTGATGCAGTCCCGTTACGCAGGCCTCAGTCAGTTCTTTTTTGAGATTTTGTCAGAGAGTTGCCTGATTCGGTGTCTTGAGTATGAGCCCGAATATGGAAGAGAGGCCCCAGGATAGCACTATGGTTGAACTGCAGGATAGCCACCAAAATCGTGAAGCCGCATTGCTTTTGGATATTTCCTGGGCCGGTAATTCCGCACAGGCGTGTCAGGCCGCTGATGAATTCGTAGGCCGTCTGGCCAACGCCCCGGCTGGCGTTATGGTGGACATCAACGCAGGCGATTTGCTTTTAACCCGTGGAGTGTTGACCAAAATCAAACAGCAAATTCAGCGGGCGAATGCGGGGGTGGGCATTGTTTACGCCACTTTGCCCCAAACCCAGCAGGCCGCTCTTGATGAAGGCTTGTTCGTAAAAGAAAAACTCACCACCGGCTGGACGCCTTTGCGTCAGCCTTTGCCACTAAAGAAAACCAACGTGGGCGCTCAGTTGCCCCTGAAGTCCAAGCCTGCATCAGTGGGTGAAGTGCAGCTACCCAACTTTAATCCGCCAGAGGAAACCAGCGTAGCGGCCGCAACGGTCGAAACGTTCGCCGTAGTGGCACCGCAATCTCTGGAACCGCCAGAATTGCCGGAGGCGATTCTGGACACCCAGCCTGTGGAAGAGCAGCCACTGGAACAGTTAGAAGTGGTTTTGGATACGGAGCAGGTCGCTCTGACCGAGGGTGTCTTTGAGGCATTGGAATCGGGTCAGGTACAGGTGGTCGCTTATCCCGACTCTGCCGTGAATACCCTGTATCTCCGGCAAACCTTGCGTTCCGGGAAAACGGTTCGCT from Vampirovibrio chlorellavorus carries:
- the ychF gene encoding redox-regulated ATPase YchF, whose product is MLQKAGIVGLPNVGKSTLFNALTSSYQAESANYPFCTIEPNVGIVKVPDPRLAVLKELAKTQTVIPAVFEFVDIAGLVRGASKGEGLGNQFLANIREVDAIVHVVRCFEDTDVVHVEGSVDPLRDLETIHIELCLADSSSMEKQMERLRKQIKQKDKESEEKLALFEKIKPIIDGAGVIDHKTLSAEEQILLKRSQLLSTKPVIYAGNVAEGDLANPLGNPHFKKLFDRAAEEGRIAVPISAQIEAELTQLDEAEKSGYLESLGVQSSGIDGLIQAAFKTLSLETYFTAGEKEVRAWPYDKGMTAPQCAGVIHTDFEKGFIRAEVTAYTDYVTVGGEKNAKEKGLMRLEGKDYIMKDGDVVHFRFNV
- a CDS encoding DUF58 domain-containing protein produces the protein MGGSELALLDQLRDSTLQLAFVAGTALLLGWIRRAQPTGLTLGLILVPVPLLALSVWWPWLSWVAAFYTPLLMLLLMIDGFLLSVPARYLSLSRAMGQKFSIGQRQGIQLSVVNNSPQPLALTLRDSVPEGLRHGQTGATLDLQVTVPAFSHASVNYEVLPTRRGLYRFESIHARYKSRLGLLWLTLSGGRSETVQVVPDLRRIRQMRLKASRAQNAGELQKRSLGLEGTQFSGLRHYFAGDDVRKLAWQATAKLDAPVVRTFAHEVEQPILVLVDAGRAMNVPVKHLQKFDWALNTALAFMGVAIDRGDAVGAGVFANRILANIPMGKGRHHLSRLLDALGQVEVQSVEPDYESVMLQFARGLKRRSLVVVLTDLIDPMASRSLIRSLRSFSRNHVLMVVTLADSQIASTANMLPSSPYAAYQKGVALDLLALREETRQLLCKGHQAMVVDAAPETLDETLIARYLDLKRQNRL
- a CDS encoding DUF4870 domain-containing protein, with amino-acid sequence MVNPVSSEPNSDDKLWAGLSYAGLGLFMIPTIVILLMKKGESAYIKFHCLQAIFFGLIDFIIFTLLGIFAMIPLVNILAGLACFFIGLGLLGAWVYLMIMAFTGKDFKIPVLGDFIDNNLMR
- the hpf gene encoding ribosome hibernation-promoting factor, HPF/YfiA family; its protein translation is MKLIVNGRNIELTDAIKAYVSEKIGRLEHHYDFIQEIHVFLSVEKNPRINEGQLAEATVVVNRAVLRVEVSSIDLYGSIDKLVDKVERVLSRHKTKLLGRAKSAKGESIRKAGIEEEAESLLGPDEDDLLQGVFLTYEDQEEAEATTEGYRS
- the eno gene encoding phosphopyruvate hydratase; translated protein: MVSFIEHVEAREILDSRGNPTVEVEVTLSGEAIGRAAVPSGASTGSREALELRDGDKARYAGKGVLQAVENVNETINRELVDRNAFHQSEIDQLLIDLDGTPNKSKLGANAMLGVSMAVARAAAETVKQPLYRYLGGVNATILPVPMMNIINGGAHADNTIDIQEFMIVPVGAYSFSEALRWGAEIFHTLRKVLAERNLATGVGDEGGFAPNLKSAAEALELIIHAIERAGYNTKDQVKLALDVAASEFYKNGHYDMTGEGKKLNREEMVAYLADLVEQYPIISVEDGMAEGDWDGWKLLTEAIGHKVQLVGDDLFVTNPAILREGIEKGVANSILIKLNQIGTLSETLSAISMAQQAGYTTVISHRSGETEDSFIADLAVAVNAGQIKTGSLCRSERIAKYNQLLRIEQELGPVAQYAGPSAFKCLRHAGNPVAIAK
- a CDS encoding RNA-binding S4 domain-containing protein produces the protein MRLDKYLKVSRLVKRRTVAAELCQGGHVKLNGQTAKPAAEVKPGQTLELRFGNRLLTVKIAQTPEKAVPAQLADTLYEVVQEIQLQPAPRENPL
- a CDS encoding Glu/Leu/Phe/Val family dehydrogenase; the encoded protein is MQEFYNETFLNAQKQLDHVAQLMNLDAGVHERLRYPRKALIVSVPIKLDNGQTKVFSGYRVQHDQTLGPTKGGIRFHHEVNLGEVAALAMWMTWKCALLNLPYGGAKGGVCCFPEEMSVNEMERLARRYTTEILSMIGPEKDIPAPDMYTNENTMAWIMDTYSNFIGYAVPGVVTGKPVSVGGSLGRKEATGRGVAHTVKMALEKLQLGKDEPTAAVQGFGNVGSITAKYLHQQGIRVVAVSDVQGGVYSAKGLDIPRLLSYVAERGTVVGFDDLDTIENKDVLELEVDILVPAALANVITEHNADRIKCKILAEGANGPVTPEADLILQNKGIFIIPGILANAGGVVVSYFEWVQDIQHLFWSEEQVNEKLGYLMGRAFEEVYQVSTNKKVDNRTAAMMIGVGRVASAKMLRGLYP
- a CDS encoding septum site-determining protein MinC, with the protein product MVELQDSHQNREAALLLDISWAGNSAQACQAADEFVGRLANAPAGVMVDINAGDLLLTRGVLTKIKQQIQRANAGVGIVYATLPQTQQAALDEGLFVKEKLTTGWTPLRQPLPLKKTNVGAQLPLKSKPASVGEVQLPNFNPPEETSVAAATVETFAVVAPQSLEPPELPEAILDTQPVEEQPLEQLEVVLDTEQVALTEGVFEALESGQVQVVAYPDSAVNTLYLRQTLRSGKTVRFNGNIVIVGDVHAGSEITAGGDIVVWGELRGIAHAGAQGNYKSEIRAMKIEALQLRIADYIARRPDRIYYHKDGADHHMLSPEVARVADGEIKIFKTMLPKG